In Fluviispira sanaruensis, a genomic segment contains:
- a CDS encoding PTS fructose transporter subunit IIC yields MARIKVIITSQEYSIQPFLANDLITQEALKHKYKVDSEIHSHKIMQKSFVTEPNLENTDIIIQVGEEIEENRFIGLPIYKTTFEKILNNTEQELLNAIHLIIKNKKKQNSEIVNNVFNIVAVTSCPTGIAHTFMAAEGLIQAAAELKFNIKVETQGSVGKQNTLNDADINSADLVIIAADTKVDLSRFQNKKIFQTSTKQAIKNGVILIQTAIKEAKLFSENLNNSDPEANQSSDKNSSFKQNYKHLMTGVSYMLPFVTAGGLMIALAFALGGIYASDDSYKDTLAWALFQIGAKGAFPLMVPALSGYIAYSIANRPGIAPGMIGGMLAVSLDAGFLGGIISGYFAGYVTEFLNQKIKLNKNLEGLKPVIILPVLSSLIIGLFMLYVVGKPVAGLMHYLTTSLNNLQDGSAIILGLIIGGMMAFDMGGPLNKAAYAFSTSLISSQIYTPMGAAMIAGMVPPLGVALATKLFKTKFNKEEREAGNSTALLGISFITEGAIPYAAKDPLRVIPVFVIGSAIAGALAMFFKIEIKVPHGGIFVLPIPNAVVHISGFMIALTVGTLITAILMGIIKKPILK; encoded by the coding sequence ATGGCAAGAATAAAGGTTATAATAACGAGTCAGGAATATAGTATTCAACCATTTTTAGCTAACGATCTTATAACCCAAGAAGCTTTAAAGCATAAATATAAGGTTGATTCAGAAATTCATTCGCATAAGATTATGCAAAAATCTTTTGTTACAGAACCGAATCTGGAAAATACGGATATTATTATTCAAGTAGGTGAGGAGATCGAAGAAAATAGATTTATCGGCTTGCCTATTTATAAAACGACCTTCGAAAAAATACTTAATAATACTGAACAAGAATTATTAAATGCAATTCATCTCATAATTAAAAATAAGAAAAAGCAAAATAGCGAAATAGTAAATAATGTTTTTAATATTGTTGCTGTGACTTCATGTCCGACCGGAATTGCCCATACATTTATGGCAGCAGAAGGACTTATTCAGGCTGCAGCTGAATTAAAATTTAATATTAAAGTTGAAACTCAAGGATCTGTTGGAAAACAAAATACTTTAAATGATGCTGATATTAATTCCGCAGATCTTGTTATAATAGCTGCAGATACGAAAGTTGATCTCAGTCGTTTTCAAAACAAAAAAATATTCCAAACCAGTACGAAACAAGCAATTAAAAATGGGGTTATACTTATTCAAACTGCGATAAAAGAAGCAAAATTATTTTCAGAAAATCTAAATAATTCTGACCCTGAAGCCAATCAATCTTCTGACAAAAATTCTTCATTTAAACAAAATTATAAACACCTGATGACAGGTGTTTCCTATATGCTCCCTTTTGTCACAGCAGGTGGTCTGATGATTGCCTTGGCATTTGCCTTAGGGGGTATCTATGCATCGGATGATTCTTACAAAGACACTCTTGCTTGGGCTTTATTCCAAATTGGAGCCAAAGGAGCCTTTCCTCTCATGGTGCCAGCTCTTTCTGGCTATATCGCTTATTCTATTGCCAATAGGCCCGGAATTGCCCCTGGCATGATCGGTGGCATGCTCGCAGTGAGTTTAGATGCAGGCTTCCTTGGAGGAATTATTTCTGGATATTTTGCAGGTTACGTAACAGAATTTTTAAATCAGAAAATTAAACTCAATAAAAATTTAGAGGGTTTAAAACCCGTTATTATTCTACCAGTTCTTTCTTCTCTTATTATTGGTTTGTTTATGCTTTATGTCGTTGGTAAACCTGTCGCAGGTCTTATGCACTATTTAACAACGAGCCTGAATAATTTACAAGATGGAAGCGCAATTATTCTTGGTCTTATCATCGGGGGAATGATGGCGTTCGATATGGGCGGTCCGCTAAATAAAGCTGCATATGCTTTTTCAACCAGTTTGATTTCAAGCCAAATTTACACACCTATGGGTGCAGCAATGATAGCAGGAATGGTTCCACCCTTAGGTGTCGCTTTAGCAACTAAACTTTTTAAAACAAAATTCAATAAGGAAGAAAGAGAAGCTGGAAACTCTACAGCACTCTTAGGGATTTCGTTTATAACAGAAGGAGCTATTCCCTATGCAGCCAAGGATCCATTGAGAGTCATTCCCGTTTTTGTGATTGGTTCCGCCATTGCAGGTGCCCTCGCCATGTTTTTTAAAATCGAAATAAAAGTCCCACACGGCGGAATATTTGTGCTGCCCATTCCAAATGCTGTCGTTCATATAAGTGGATTTATGATTGCACTGACAGTTGGAACATTGATAACTGCAATATTAATGGGAATTATAAAAAAGCCAATACTGAAATAA